The Moraxella osloensis genome contains a region encoding:
- the cas1f gene encoding type I-F CRISPR-associated endonuclease Cas1f — MSQTHNSHLRKQRSRPLMLSKRACVFYLERVRVILKDDRIVYLTESMQPIEHFYNIPEKNTAFLLLGKGSSITDAAARRLAESNVMVGFCGSGGSPLFSALDLTFLAPQSEYRPTEYMQIWMKAWLDDTTRLLMAKVLLQERIEIVKKYWQKNPLLTSYGIRLDESAVVNFSQAIESAMNQEQLLTAEGRWAKVLYKSLAEGCGFKFTREEGKNANDDIADIANSYLDHGNYIAYGYAAVALHGLGISFALPMLHGKTRRGGLVFDVADLVKDAMVMPQAFISAKLGHNQKEFRMQLIEICQDQDVLDYMFGFVVDTCQKIK; from the coding sequence ATGAGCCAAACTCATAATAGTCATTTACGTAAGCAACGTAGCCGTCCGCTGATGTTGTCCAAGCGGGCGTGTGTGTTTTATCTTGAGCGAGTTCGAGTCATTTTAAAAGATGACCGTATCGTGTATCTGACCGAAAGTATGCAACCGATTGAACATTTTTATAATATTCCCGAAAAAAATACCGCTTTTTTATTACTGGGTAAAGGTAGTTCGATTACCGATGCCGCCGCTAGACGTTTGGCAGAATCAAATGTAATGGTCGGTTTTTGTGGTTCAGGCGGTTCACCATTATTTAGTGCATTAGATTTGACCTTTCTAGCCCCACAAAGTGAGTATCGTCCTACCGAATATATGCAAATTTGGATGAAAGCATGGCTTGATGATACGACACGGCTGTTGATGGCAAAGGTGCTATTACAAGAACGTATTGAAATTGTCAAAAAATACTGGCAAAAAAATCCACTACTGACATCATATGGTATTCGCCTAGATGAATCGGCGGTAGTTAATTTTTCACAAGCGATAGAATCGGCAATGAACCAAGAGCAGTTATTGACTGCCGAAGGTCGCTGGGCAAAGGTATTATATAAAAGCTTGGCGGAAGGCTGTGGCTTTAAATTTACCCGCGAGGAAGGCAAAAATGCCAATGATGATATCGCCGATATCGCCAATAGCTACCTTGACCACGGGAATTATATCGCTTATGGCTATGCGGCAGTTGCATTACATGGGTTAGGTATTAGCTTTGCTCTACCGATGCTACATGGTAAAACCCGCCGTGGTGGTTTGGTGTTTGATGTAGCAGATTTGGTCAAAGATGCGATGGTGATGCCACAAGCATTTATTTCGGCAAAACTGGGGCATAATCAAAAAGAGTTTCGGATGCAACTTATCGAGATTTGCCAAGACCAAGATGTGTTGGATTATATGTTTGGCTTCGTTGTAGACACTTGCCAAAAAATTAAATAA
- the cas3f gene encoding type I-F CRISPR-associated helicase Cas3f — protein sequence MHVIFISACEKKALKKTRAVLDSYAIRTGQSTWQAPMTMEGLTEVRNALKQKGITRQTAVAAYINYGMRRMKLAWVVGAKHRFNSEGAYPVASTGKPYTKRQIDDWVRAASLLAGAAGDMHDIGKASQHFQNKLSPNQANKIIADDIRHEWLSVKLLQQLRHNNFDWQDAWQQVAKDNNRNIFTLGDLKKVDDGVASDIEAVDYLIVTHHGLLGADDPTGYASYPNEDKHVREPLPRTQQLTCAGELPQSIFDSYQKRMARLAKLLPTNASPTYYKALCLHARNALIHADHTISAVNYLDMVQPATPTPTQLFANTCFVDSKKQHNQPLEWHLRHVGERASFIACNMMTELNLSGLCEQTVEYIKTPTQNAHFKWQNVAGNALQKFADKYPDVPTLVFNIAGTGSGKTRMNLRTACTLRPNDPRICIALNLRSLTLQTGDALKKSMNLSDDELAVVIGDNITQELFEKAKKNQGIDEDENPPEPIFDAKGDDYDIPAWLNPLFEKTTKKGIISDNDGKTLLASPLLVSTIDYLIAAGEPHKQGHHVKALLRLISSDLILDEIDGYDPKALIAVLRLVQLAAMYGRHVICSSATLSKTLAISVHRAFESGIAMRQALLNDDKQAFNIAIIDNEIDSKNPPKIWQQTLTQDSDTQADDKNFKDIYQTHLDELQLALAKKPSLRLAELKPMPKETISDWQQAVLESAQTLHDRHAWQWQNGGKCLSFGLIRVANIHHAISLAHYFANHWQHAHIACYHANDWRINRFYKEQRLDTLLSRHKDGKKRKTGNETIEQDSEIIELMKHSQQKNVPFVVIATPVEEVGRDHDFDWAVIDASSVQSIVQTAGRVNRHRRETIHEPNIIIPQFNYRHCKNVQQQKPKQPAFIYPGYESYSQDENYPNHDLAKLLPWQNNQLIIDARLRFDKDNCLFAKLDDREIQGFCERYFYDEGDELFSNAQVDSCLMTEQLYQTFTPLRDRQYQALYRINPNSIKEGELAIEKYVNAFNPVFKKQQQEWQDYSGDFTKPILQPAKPQAWLYLSPSQMVEQCEFYDIDIEQGCQISLSLYNDKNEIQWLYDEGFGVVKK from the coding sequence ATGCACGTCATTTTTATCTCTGCTTGCGAAAAAAAAGCCCTGAAAAAAACCCGAGCCGTACTTGACAGCTACGCCATCCGCACAGGACAAAGCACATGGCAAGCCCCCATGACCATGGAAGGTCTAACCGAAGTCCGTAACGCCCTTAAACAAAAGGGTATTACTCGCCAAACTGCCGTCGCCGCCTACATTAACTACGGTATGCGACGCATGAAACTGGCTTGGGTCGTGGGCGCAAAGCATCGTTTTAATAGCGAAGGGGCATACCCTGTCGCTTCAACTGGTAAGCCTTATACCAAGCGACAAATCGACGACTGGGTCAGAGCAGCAAGCCTATTGGCAGGGGCGGCAGGCGATATGCATGATATTGGCAAAGCATCGCAACATTTTCAAAACAAACTGTCACCTAATCAAGCAAATAAAATCATCGCTGATGATATCCGCCATGAATGGCTATCCGTCAAGCTATTGCAACAACTACGGCATAATAACTTTGATTGGCAAGACGCTTGGCAACAAGTCGCCAAAGATAATAACCGTAATATTTTTACCTTAGGTGATTTAAAAAAAGTCGATGATGGCGTGGCAAGCGACATTGAAGCGGTGGATTATTTGATTGTCACTCATCATGGATTATTGGGAGCAGATGACCCAACAGGCTATGCAAGCTATCCTAACGAAGACAAACACGTACGTGAACCATTACCTCGTACCCAACAACTCACTTGTGCAGGCGAGTTACCACAAAGTATTTTTGATAGTTATCAAAAACGCATGGCACGACTTGCCAAATTATTGCCTACCAACGCCAGTCCAACTTATTATAAAGCCCTCTGTTTACATGCTCGTAATGCCTTGATTCACGCTGACCATACCATTTCTGCGGTCAATTATCTGGACATGGTGCAACCTGCCACTCCAACTCCCACGCAACTGTTTGCTAATACCTGTTTTGTTGATAGTAAAAAACAACACAATCAACCGCTAGAATGGCATTTACGCCATGTGGGCGAACGAGCCAGTTTTATCGCTTGTAACATGATGACAGAATTAAATTTGTCTGGACTATGTGAGCAGACCGTCGAATATATCAAAACACCCACGCAAAACGCTCATTTTAAGTGGCAAAATGTTGCTGGCAATGCCTTGCAAAAATTCGCCGATAAATATCCCGATGTACCGACGCTTGTTTTTAATATCGCAGGTACAGGTAGCGGTAAAACTCGGATGAATCTACGCACCGCTTGCACCTTGCGACCCAATGACCCACGCATTTGTATCGCTCTCAATTTACGCTCTTTGACCTTGCAAACAGGTGATGCTCTCAAAAAATCCATGAATCTGTCCGATGACGAATTAGCCGTTGTCATCGGCGACAATATTACCCAAGAACTATTTGAAAAAGCCAAAAAAAACCAAGGGATTGACGAAGATGAAAATCCCCCAGAGCCGATATTTGATGCTAAAGGGGATGATTATGACATTCCTGCATGGCTTAACCCATTATTTGAGAAAACCACCAAAAAGGGCATTATAAGTGACAATGATGGCAAAACTTTATTGGCATCGCCTTTGCTCGTTTCCACCATTGATTATCTGATAGCAGCGGGCGAGCCACACAAGCAAGGACATCATGTCAAAGCCTTGCTACGATTAATAAGTAGTGATTTGATACTCGATGAAATCGATGGCTACGACCCCAAAGCCTTGATAGCAGTATTACGCTTGGTGCAGCTAGCTGCCATGTATGGTCGCCATGTGATTTGCTCATCGGCAACCCTCTCCAAGACATTAGCTATTAGCGTGCATCGTGCCTTTGAATCTGGTATAGCGATGCGACAAGCATTACTAAATGATGACAAACAAGCCTTTAATATCGCCATTATCGATAATGAAATTGACAGTAAAAATCCACCCAAAATTTGGCAACAAACGCTAACTCAAGATAGCGACACCCAAGCTGACGATAAAAACTTTAAAGACATTTATCAAACACATCTTGATGAATTACAGCTTGCTTTAGCCAAAAAGCCAAGTTTGCGTCTAGCCGAACTCAAACCCATGCCAAAGGAAACGATTAGCGATTGGCAACAAGCGGTACTAGAATCTGCCCAAACCTTGCATGATAGACACGCTTGGCAATGGCAAAATGGGGGAAAATGCCTATCCTTTGGCTTAATTCGGGTCGCAAATATTCACCATGCTATTAGCCTTGCTCATTATTTTGCCAATCATTGGCAACACGCCCATATCGCTTGCTATCATGCCAATGATTGGCGAATCAATCGTTTTTATAAAGAACAACGCTTAGACACTTTGCTAAGTCGTCATAAAGATGGCAAAAAACGCAAAACAGGTAATGAAACCATCGAGCAAGATAGCGAAATTATCGAACTCATGAAACACAGCCAACAAAAAAATGTACCCTTTGTCGTGATTGCCACGCCTGTCGAAGAAGTGGGGCGTGACCATGATTTTGATTGGGCAGTCATTGATGCATCAAGCGTTCAGTCCATCGTACAGACCGCTGGGCGAGTCAATCGTCATCGTCGAGAAACGATTCATGAGCCAAATATTATCATCCCCCAATTTAACTATCGGCATTGCAAAAACGTGCAACAACAAAAACCCAAACAACCTGCTTTTATCTATCCAGGTTATGAAAGTTATAGTCAAGATGAAAACTATCCAAACCATGATTTGGCAAAATTGTTACCTTGGCAAAATAATCAACTCATAATAGATGCTAGACTGCGTTTTGACAAAGATAACTGTCTATTTGCTAAACTTGATGATAGAGAGATACAAGGGTTTTGTGAGCGATACTTTTATGATGAAGGCGATGAGCTTTTTTCAAATGCCCAAGTGGATAGCTGTCTAATGACTGAGCAACTGTATCAAACATTCACCCCATTACGCGATAGACAGTATCAAGCCTTGTATCGAATAAATCCCAACTCTATCAAGGAAGGCGAGTTGGCCATAGAAAAATATGTGAATGCGTTTAATCCAGTATTTAAAAAGCAACAACAAGAATGGCAAGATTATAGCGGTGATTTTACCAAACCTATTTTACAACCCGCTAAGCCACAAGCGTGGCTGTATTTGTCGCCTAGTCAAATGGTGGAACAATGCGAATTTTATGATATTGATATTGAACAAGGCTGTCAAATTTCACTAAGTCTATATAATGATAAAAATGAGATACAGTGGCTATATGATGAAGGGTTTGGTGTAGTTAAAAAATAA
- the ppk2 gene encoding polyphosphate kinase 2: protein MPNNQPTANSSLVISNHITDMLDDLPQSQFLNDETLKNNDRLRQQMHEDLIDSYDEEIESEMDDYIQDLRYDGQPLTDSQKIARHIYFNELIRLQKELIKLQDWVVATGERIVVIFEGRDSAGKGGAIKRITQRLNPRVCRVAALPAPNDREKTQWYFQRYVAHLPAAGEIVLFDRSWYNRAGVERVMGFCTDAQYEEFFESVPEFERMLVRSGIRLIKYWFSISDDEQESRFMSRIYDPLKQWKLSPMDLESRRRWEDYTKAKEVMFERTHIPEARWWIVEGDDKKKARLNCINHLLSQIPYQEIQRDEVVLPEREHRDNYQREPIPEDMYVPNVY, encoded by the coding sequence ATGCCAAATAATCAGCCCACTGCTAATAGTAGCCTTGTCATCAGCAATCATATCACCGATATGCTTGATGACTTACCCCAATCACAGTTTTTAAATGATGAAACCCTCAAAAATAATGATAGACTGCGCCAACAAATGCATGAAGACTTAATTGACAGCTATGATGAAGAGATTGAGTCCGAAATGGACGACTATATTCAAGATTTACGGTATGACGGTCAGCCGTTAACCGACAGCCAAAAAATCGCTCGCCATATTTATTTTAATGAATTGATTCGTCTGCAAAAAGAATTGATCAAATTGCAAGATTGGGTAGTAGCAACCGGTGAGCGTATCGTTGTCATCTTTGAAGGTCGCGACTCAGCGGGTAAAGGCGGTGCTATCAAACGTATCACCCAACGGCTCAATCCGCGTGTCTGCCGTGTAGCCGCCCTGCCTGCACCCAATGACCGCGAAAAGACCCAATGGTATTTTCAGCGCTATGTCGCGCACCTGCCAGCGGCGGGCGAGATTGTGCTATTTGACCGCAGTTGGTACAACCGTGCTGGGGTTGAGCGCGTGATGGGATTTTGTACTGACGCGCAGTATGAAGAGTTTTTTGAGTCGGTGCCAGAGTTTGAGCGAATGCTGGTGCGCTCGGGGATTCGCTTAATCAAATATTGGTTTTCTATTTCAGATGACGAGCAAGAGTCACGCTTTATGAGCCGTATTTATGACCCGCTCAAACAGTGGAAACTCTCACCGATGGATTTAGAATCGCGTCGCCGCTGGGAGGATTATACCAAAGCCAAGGAAGTGATGTTTGAACGCACCCATATCCCTGAAGCTCGTTGGTGGATTGTCGAAGGCGATGATAAGAAAAAAGCACGTCTCAACTGCATCAATCATCTCTTATCGCAAATTCCCTACCAAGAAATACAACGGGATGAAGTGGTATTGCCAGAACGAGAGCATCGCGACAATTACCAACGTGAGCCGATTCCGGAAGATATGTACGTACCAAATGTTTATTAA
- the csy3 gene encoding type I-F CRISPR-associated protein Csy3, giving the protein MATFKKLPASLALQRGTVISDGAFFHLIDGKTESLKVMYHGIRGTQNVAGNKSKGSASGESVAREVSNIQQTESAKLLPNAKLLVTWDFRLIDLADILFASATKAGADKSDEQAFRKAFQGFVARAKDSDGLKTVVGRYVRNVVNGRWLWRNRLVAESIVITVTPSQNSEKSYTFKALDYNLNSFDNPSADEQALAEILLTGAKGDATNAGLHIEAVVDFGMGGVEVFPSQNYLEDKPKGFSRSLYQLNPVRPQRGADNNQFLGQAALRDQKIGNAIRTIDTWYPNAEEYNHKPIAVEPNGANLEHQFFYRVGKEKMSAFDILKEIDDLDPNSEKGMFLIACLIRGGVYSEGD; this is encoded by the coding sequence ATGGCAACTTTCAAAAAATTACCCGCAAGCCTAGCCCTACAACGTGGTACTGTTATCAGCGACGGGGCATTTTTTCATCTGATAGATGGCAAAACTGAATCATTAAAAGTCATGTATCATGGCATTCGTGGTACACAAAATGTGGCAGGCAATAAAAGCAAAGGGTCAGCATCGGGCGAATCAGTCGCTCGTGAAGTCAGTAATATTCAACAAACCGAATCTGCCAAATTATTACCCAATGCCAAATTATTGGTGACGTGGGATTTTCGTTTGATTGACTTGGCGGATATTTTGTTTGCCAGTGCGACTAAAGCAGGGGCAGATAAAAGCGATGAACAAGCATTTCGCAAGGCATTTCAAGGGTTTGTGGCTCGTGCCAAAGACAGCGATGGGCTAAAAACGGTGGTCGGTCGTTATGTGCGTAATGTTGTGAACGGTCGCTGGTTATGGCGTAATCGCTTGGTGGCAGAAAGCATTGTAATTACGGTAACACCCAGTCAAAATTCGGAAAAATCTTATACCTTTAAGGCGTTAGACTACAATTTAAACAGTTTTGACAATCCTAGTGCGGATGAGCAGGCATTAGCCGAGATTTTATTAACAGGGGCAAAAGGCGACGCAACCAATGCAGGGCTACATATCGAAGCGGTAGTTGATTTTGGCATGGGTGGTGTGGAAGTATTCCCTTCACAAAATTATCTAGAAGATAAACCCAAAGGCTTTTCTCGTTCGCTGTATCAACTTAACCCTGTTCGCCCGCAACGTGGGGCAGACAACAACCAATTTTTGGGGCAAGCGGCATTACGTGACCAAAAAATCGGTAATGCGATTCGTACCATTGATACGTGGTATCCCAATGCCGAAGAATACAACCATAAACCGATTGCGGTAGAGCCAAATGGGGCAAATCTTGAGCATCAATTTTTTTATCGTGTGGGTAAAGAAAAAATGTCAGCGTTTGATATTTTAAAAGAGATTGATGACTTAGACCCCAACAGCGAAAAAGGGATGTTTTTGATTGCCTGTCTGATTCGTGGTGGCGTATATTCTGAGGGAGATTAA
- a CDS encoding XRE family transcriptional regulator: protein MDNLSFRLEQARKNAQLTRDEVVQLASQTSGFSRSSLQDWEQQESSREPKLEYLFDLARIYGVHPWTLMTGEQLSQSSQNVHWLALLDMNNQSTDLSYPLPNWWLNERSIDASQLQGYLYKGDTMSPLIGNDAVVIVNKQQNQLIDGAVYALLINNELFIRRIQRLPTGLKIISDNQKYSAFDISQEQLKERDFLAVIGQVIYIGSDIQKI, encoded by the coding sequence ATGGATAATCTTTCTTTTCGTTTGGAACAGGCTAGAAAAAATGCACAGCTAACTCGTGATGAAGTAGTGCAACTGGCTTCTCAGACATCAGGGTTTTCTCGAAGCTCCCTGCAAGATTGGGAGCAGCAGGAGAGTAGCCGTGAACCTAAACTTGAGTATTTGTTTGACTTGGCGAGAATCTATGGCGTGCATCCATGGACGTTAATGACGGGTGAACAGTTATCACAGAGTAGTCAAAACGTGCATTGGTTGGCATTATTGGACATGAATAATCAATCAACTGACTTGTCTTATCCATTGCCTAATTGGTGGCTTAATGAACGATCTATTGATGCTTCGCAATTGCAGGGATATTTGTATAAAGGTGATACCATGTCACCATTGATAGGAAATGATGCTGTTGTAATTGTTAATAAACAGCAAAATCAACTCATTGATGGGGCGGTCTATGCTCTTTTAATCAATAATGAACTTTTTATACGACGCATACAACGATTACCAACAGGATTAAAAATTATCAGCGATAATCAAAAATATTCTGCATTTGATATTTCACAAGAACAGCTCAAAGAACGTGATTTTTTGGCTGTGATTGGTCAGGTTATCTATATCGGCTCTGATATACAAAAAATCTGA
- the csy2 gene encoding type I-F CRISPR-associated protein Csy2 has protein sequence MSFLAVIPHIRVQGANLQTSGILLGGVPLVASTMFAHALARKLGVKDTGVIYIHHDRQDLGEILKDNYNRIFFHPAQRRGSAFINKNDYSSKNPNALSLQPTASCHLHLSLVIRFDGRRRPRLADLQKLLMNSRFAGGQITRYGEVEWADDSEKSLKDVLSNTIKTGFVVLDRQDVLLAYQQSQNLNRLQAFTRLLALTKDGLNHAFGEHHGLSFLSATNLGYALLEDPKTDRTGVRQAYTLEQAVIPTPHAYAEPLIGLVQYVSIRQLLNVANAQNSDNLDLYEEEQKPQQPPNLITEPLRQLSDNPQELFWQYQWQTHDGGDVFLLRQSI, from the coding sequence ATGAGTTTTTTAGCGGTAATTCCGCATATTCGAGTGCAAGGGGCAAATCTACAGACTAGCGGGATTTTGCTCGGTGGCGTACCTTTGGTGGCATCCACCATGTTTGCGCATGCGTTGGCTCGCAAATTGGGCGTGAAGGACACAGGCGTGATTTATATTCACCATGATAGACAGGATTTGGGAGAAATTCTTAAGGATAATTACAATAGAATTTTCTTTCATCCTGCCCAACGCCGTGGCTCTGCGTTTATCAATAAAAATGATTATTCATCAAAAAATCCCAATGCCTTGTCGTTACAACCAACGGCAAGCTGTCATTTGCATCTTAGTTTGGTGATACGCTTTGATGGCAGACGGCGACCAAGATTGGCAGATTTGCAAAAATTGCTGATGAATAGCCGTTTTGCAGGGGGGCAAATCACTCGTTATGGCGAAGTTGAATGGGCAGATGACAGCGAGAAATCATTAAAAGATGTGTTAAGCAATACCATCAAAACAGGCTTTGTGGTGCTAGACCGTCAGGATGTGTTATTAGCGTACCAACAATCGCAAAATCTCAATCGTTTGCAAGCCTTTACACGGCTATTGGCACTCACCAAAGACGGCTTAAATCATGCTTTTGGTGAACATCATGGCTTAAGTTTTTTGTCAGCGACTAATCTAGGTTATGCGTTGCTTGAAGACCCAAAAACCGATAGAACAGGTGTACGACAAGCGTATACCCTTGAACAAGCTGTAATACCTACACCTCACGCCTATGCCGAACCCTTGATTGGCTTAGTGCAATATGTGTCAATTCGGCAACTGCTGAATGTTGCTAACGCTCAAAATTCTGATAACTTGGATTTATATGAAGAAGAGCAAAAACCGCAACAGCCCCCAAACCTGATTACCGAGCCGTTACGTCAATTATCTGACAACCCACAAGAGTTATTTTGGCAGTACCAATGGCAAACCCATGACGGTGGCGATGTGTTTTTATTGCGACAATCTATTTAA
- a CDS encoding DUF11 domain-containing protein — protein sequence MIHKSHNLKIAKTLALSTVLGISLANGANAAEALTVNLQAKQVVTENGKPVLKAVSRAKSGDVIQYQATYRNNLQKPMTNVALTIPVPASMVYVSSSSPAPIQASLDGKKFENLPIMRKVNGKMVEVPASQYRAVRWIVKTLPAQQSATVSINTKVQ from the coding sequence ATGATACACAAATCACACAATTTAAAAATTGCCAAAACTTTAGCCCTATCCACTGTATTAGGCATAAGTTTGGCAAATGGTGCTAATGCCGCAGAGGCATTGACAGTTAATTTACAAGCAAAACAGGTTGTTACTGAAAATGGTAAGCCGGTTCTAAAAGCTGTAAGCCGTGCCAAAAGTGGTGATGTCATTCAGTATCAAGCAACTTACCGTAATAACCTTCAAAAACCAATGACGAATGTTGCGTTAACCATTCCAGTGCCTGCCAGCATGGTATATGTCAGCTCAAGTTCACCTGCGCCCATTCAAGCCAGTCTAGATGGTAAGAAGTTTGAGAATTTGCCAATCATGCGTAAGGTCAATGGCAAAATGGTTGAAGTACCCGCGTCACAGTATCGTGCCGTACGCTGGATAGTCAAAACTTTACCTGCACAGCAAAGTGCCACTGTTAGTATCAATACCAAAGTTCAGTAA
- a CDS encoding type I-F CRISPR-associated endoribonuclease Cas6/Csy4 has product MSFEFYVDVRVIESADTVDLSLPTIRNQIYAVLHGTFRALALVDKSPYAIALAPSPKLKAKQADFEKKYGKSPRFDFDIFRVFSDSSEALQRLVDSISQHWKVRDYSVVGTPTPVPTAKITGWQSYRRFRIPTAKMERTQLSDNNVPLRERRLATAKDLPYLKVASKSTGQVFTLTIDIVPMENAGDGMPDGYGLARASQPFALPIF; this is encoded by the coding sequence ATGTCATTTGAGTTTTATGTGGATGTACGTGTGATTGAATCGGCAGATACGGTCGATTTATCACTACCGACCATTCGCAATCAGATTTATGCGGTATTGCATGGCACGTTTCGAGCGTTGGCATTGGTGGATAAATCACCATATGCCATAGCATTGGCCCCTTCCCCAAAGCTTAAAGCAAAGCAAGCGGATTTCGAAAAAAAATATGGCAAGTCGCCCCGTTTTGATTTTGATATTTTTCGGGTGTTTTCGGATAGTAGCGAGGCATTACAGCGATTGGTAGATAGTATTAGCCAACATTGGAAAGTGCGGGATTATAGTGTGGTCGGTACGCCAACGCCTGTACCAACAGCCAAAATCACAGGCTGGCAAAGTTATCGTCGTTTTCGCATTCCTACGGCAAAAATGGAACGTACTCAACTGTCTGACAATAATGTGCCATTACGAGAACGTCGTCTAGCCACTGCCAAAGACTTGCCGTATCTTAAAGTTGCCAGTAAAAGCACAGGACAAGTTTTTACCTTAACCATCGATATTGTACCGATGGAAAATGCAGGTGACGGCATGCCAGATGGCTATGGTTTGGCTCGTGCCAGTCAGCCGTTTGCTTTGCCGATATTCTAA
- a CDS encoding RepB family plasmid replication initiator protein, with protein MTMQSFYKPGADKVMIIKPNTLVEAGFDLTEAEHDLMTLAINKLHRLQSGGKRVLISAKEFAAANRVNEIYAYRALKDTAKILGDRKLKFTLYLDKTIQAENDADKLTVLKPHHNNFTMLRSEYHWLQGVSYQDEQGFIILDFSDPLTFLIDNTSKAYTRYDFIKTVEFKGCSSKRLYELINKWKGTGGVPEMTVEAWKEFFGVADKYPKIAEFKRRILDPAINQINKQGDFKLTLNASKFGRTITHFSIVIKTIKKPDQQVEQKTESDKKWAKLLTASQANIFAKKLANDSSFGGKYARVGETTESFISRLNEELQRDLLKITEYLPYLKKFGFKS; from the coding sequence ATGACGATGCAAAGTTTTTACAAGCCAGGTGCTGATAAAGTAATGATTATCAAACCCAATACCTTGGTCGAAGCAGGTTTTGACTTAACTGAAGCCGAGCATGACTTGATGACGCTTGCCATTAATAAACTGCATCGATTACAGTCAGGTGGCAAACGAGTATTAATTAGTGCCAAAGAATTCGCCGCCGCCAATCGAGTCAATGAAATCTATGCCTATCGAGCCTTAAAAGATACTGCCAAAATTCTAGGTGATAGAAAACTCAAATTTACCTTATATCTTGATAAAACCATCCAAGCAGAAAATGACGCTGACAAACTCACCGTTCTCAAACCTCATCATAACAATTTCACTATGCTTCGCTCAGAATATCATTGGCTGCAAGGCGTATCGTATCAAGATGAGCAAGGTTTCATTATTCTAGATTTTTCTGATCCTTTAACCTTTCTGATTGATAATACCAGTAAAGCCTACACTCGTTATGATTTTATCAAAACCGTTGAGTTTAAAGGCTGTAGCAGTAAACGTCTGTATGAGTTAATCAACAAGTGGAAAGGTACAGGCGGTGTACCAGAAATGACCGTCGAAGCATGGAAAGAATTTTTTGGGGTGGCTGATAAATATCCCAAAATTGCCGAATTCAAACGCCGAATCTTAGACCCTGCCATCAACCAGATTAATAAACAAGGCGATTTTAAACTCACTTTGAATGCGAGCAAATTTGGGCGAACCATTACCCATTTTTCTATCGTAATTAAAACCATCAAAAAGCCAGACCAACAAGTAGAACAAAAAACCGAATCCGACAAGAAATGGGCTAAATTATTGACGGCTAGCCAAGCTAATATTTTCGCCAAAAAACTTGCCAATGATAGCAGTTTTGGGGGTAAATACGCTCGAGTCGGAGAAACTACCGAAAGCTTTATCTCACGTCTGAATGAGGAGTTACAAAGGGATTTGTTGAAAATTACTGAGTATCTACCTTATCTGAAAAAATTTGGTTTTAAATCGTAA